In the genome of Rhinolophus ferrumequinum isolate MPI-CBG mRhiFer1 chromosome 24, mRhiFer1_v1.p, whole genome shotgun sequence, one region contains:
- the PGBD2 gene encoding piggyBac transposable element-derived protein 2 isoform X3 gives MASTSSGLTAGRGTGSKLKSTKLLELLKALEEGSGPGREEIFIAPPDSAAGDFTDEDSGDEDGRRGGPLPGSVLHASVVPEDDGPGPDDDVQPRAAMRKEAAVAALPLWTKRDIHPDFSSWTASDPHMDDLKSQELSPVGLFELFFDEGMINFIVNETNRYARQKNVSLGATAQELKCVLGVLILSGYVSYPRRRVFWETSPDSHHRLVADAIRRDRFELIFSYLHFSDNHELDASDRFSKVRPLIDRMNQNFRQHAPLEEFYSFGESLCEYFGPRGPRPPAAKSAPLGCKVWCGTTSSGYLVWFEPSQGTLFTRPARGLDLGASMVLKFADALRERGCLPYHIVFDKVFTSVKLMSILRKKGVKATGTVREYRTERCPLKEPRALKKMRKGSFDYKVDDREEVIVCRWHDGSVLDICSNAADIAPMGARGQARQPSLLRLYQDKAGGVGRLDQNMARYKVKVRGTKWYSSFMAYVLDAALNNAWQLHRICCREAHVDLLAFRRYVACVYLESNAHTSSQGRRSRRLETESRFDMVGHWIVHQDRRTRCALCHSQTNTRCEKCQKGVHAKCFREYHVR, from the exons ATGGCTTCAACGTCAAG TGGCCTCACTGCTGGGAGAGGCACCGGCTCCAAGCTGAAGTCCACCAAGCTGCTGGAGCTTCTCAAGGCTCTGGAGGAGGGGTCTGGCCCTGGCAGGGAGGAGATCTTTATTGCCCCGCCTGACAGTGCGGCGGGTGACTTCACTGACGAGGACTCGGGGGATGAGGATGGCCGGCGAGGTGGCCCTCTGCCTGGCAGTGTACTGCATGCCTCTGTGGTGCCCGAGGATGATGGCCCTGGGCCAGATGATGACGTGCAGCCTCGGGCAGCCATGAGGAAGGAGGCAGCAGTGGCAGCGTTGCCACTCTGGACCAAGAGGGACATCCACCCGGACTTCAGCAGTTGGACAGCGTCAGACCCCCATATGGACGATCTCAAGAGCCAGGAACTGAGTCCTGTAGGCctatttgagttgttttttgaTGAAGgaatgattaattttattgttaatgaAACTAATCGTTATGCCCGGCAGAAAAACGTGAGTCTGGGTGCCACGGCCCAGGAACTGAAGTGTGTTTTGGGCGTTTTGATTCTGAGTGGGTATGTGTCCTACCCAAGGAGAAGGGTGTTCTGGGAAACGTCCCCAGACTCACATCACCGTCTTGTGGCTGATGCAATTAGAAGGGACCGATTCGAACTGATCTTCTCATACCTGCATTTTTCAGACAACCATGAGCTGGATGCCAGCGACAGGTTCTCCAAAGTGCGGCCTCTCATCGACCGAATGAATCAAAATTTCCGGCAGCACGCGCCCTTGGAGGAGTTTTACAGCTTTGGTGAGTCGTTGTGTGAGTACTTTGGGCCTCGGGGGCCCAGGCCACCTGCGGCCAAGTCGGCGCCACTTGGTTGCAAGGTATGGTGTGGCACCACCAGCAGCGGCTACCTGGTATGGTTCGAGCCATCGCAGGGCACTCTGTTCACGAGGCCAGCACGCGGCCTGGATCTGGGCGCCAGCATGGTGCTCAAGTTTGCGGATGCTCTGCGGGAACGCGGCTGTCTACCCTACCACATAGTTTTTGACAAGGTTTTCACGAGTGTCAAACTGATGTCCATCTTGAGGAAAAAGGGGGTGAAGGCCACAGGAACTGTACGTGAGTACAGAACTGAGCGATGTCCCCTTAAAGAGCCGAGAGCGctgaagaaaatgaggaagggCTCGTTTGACTACAAAGTGGACGACCGTGAGGAGGTCATTGTATGCCGCTGGCACGACGGCAGCGTGCTGGACATCTGCTCCAACGCTGCGGACATAGCGCCCATGGGGGCGCGCGGCCAGGCCCGCCAGCCATCCCTGCTGAGGCTGTACCAGGACAAGGCAGGCGGCGTGGGCCGCCTGGATCAGAACATGGCCAGGTACAAAGTGAAGGTGCGAGGCACAAAGTGGTACTCTAGCTTCATGGCCTACGTGCTGGACGCCGCCCTCAACAACGCGTGGCAGCTGCACAGGATCTGTTGCCGCGAAGCGCACGTGGACCTCCTGGCCTTCCGCAGGTACGTGGCCTGCGTGTACCTGGAGAGCAACGCCCACACGTCCTCCCAGGGCAGGCGGAGCCGGCGGCTGGAGACCGAGAGCCGCTTCGACATGGTGGGCCACTGGATCGTGCACCAGGACAGGAGGACGCGCTGCGCCCTCTGCCACTCGCAGACTAACACCCGCTGCGAGAAGTGCCAGAAGGGCGTGCACGCCAAGTGCTTCCGGGAGTACCACGTCCGGTGA
- the PGBD2 gene encoding piggyBac transposable element-derived protein 2 isoform X1, producing the protein MPPAWGLVEPVSGNGLTAGRGTGSKLKSTKLLELLKALEEGSGPGREEIFIAPPDSAAGDFTDEDSGDEDGRRGGPLPGSVLHASVVPEDDGPGPDDDVQPRAAMRKEAAVAALPLWTKRDIHPDFSSWTASDPHMDDLKSQELSPVGLFELFFDEGMINFIVNETNRYARQKNVSLGATAQELKCVLGVLILSGYVSYPRRRVFWETSPDSHHRLVADAIRRDRFELIFSYLHFSDNHELDASDRFSKVRPLIDRMNQNFRQHAPLEEFYSFGESLCEYFGPRGPRPPAAKSAPLGCKVWCGTTSSGYLVWFEPSQGTLFTRPARGLDLGASMVLKFADALRERGCLPYHIVFDKVFTSVKLMSILRKKGVKATGTVREYRTERCPLKEPRALKKMRKGSFDYKVDDREEVIVCRWHDGSVLDICSNAADIAPMGARGQARQPSLLRLYQDKAGGVGRLDQNMARYKVKVRGTKWYSSFMAYVLDAALNNAWQLHRICCREAHVDLLAFRRYVACVYLESNAHTSSQGRRSRRLETESRFDMVGHWIVHQDRRTRCALCHSQTNTRCEKCQKGVHAKCFREYHVR; encoded by the exons ATGCCTCCAGCATGGGGACTGGTGGAGCCAGTGTCCGGGAA TGGCCTCACTGCTGGGAGAGGCACCGGCTCCAAGCTGAAGTCCACCAAGCTGCTGGAGCTTCTCAAGGCTCTGGAGGAGGGGTCTGGCCCTGGCAGGGAGGAGATCTTTATTGCCCCGCCTGACAGTGCGGCGGGTGACTTCACTGACGAGGACTCGGGGGATGAGGATGGCCGGCGAGGTGGCCCTCTGCCTGGCAGTGTACTGCATGCCTCTGTGGTGCCCGAGGATGATGGCCCTGGGCCAGATGATGACGTGCAGCCTCGGGCAGCCATGAGGAAGGAGGCAGCAGTGGCAGCGTTGCCACTCTGGACCAAGAGGGACATCCACCCGGACTTCAGCAGTTGGACAGCGTCAGACCCCCATATGGACGATCTCAAGAGCCAGGAACTGAGTCCTGTAGGCctatttgagttgttttttgaTGAAGgaatgattaattttattgttaatgaAACTAATCGTTATGCCCGGCAGAAAAACGTGAGTCTGGGTGCCACGGCCCAGGAACTGAAGTGTGTTTTGGGCGTTTTGATTCTGAGTGGGTATGTGTCCTACCCAAGGAGAAGGGTGTTCTGGGAAACGTCCCCAGACTCACATCACCGTCTTGTGGCTGATGCAATTAGAAGGGACCGATTCGAACTGATCTTCTCATACCTGCATTTTTCAGACAACCATGAGCTGGATGCCAGCGACAGGTTCTCCAAAGTGCGGCCTCTCATCGACCGAATGAATCAAAATTTCCGGCAGCACGCGCCCTTGGAGGAGTTTTACAGCTTTGGTGAGTCGTTGTGTGAGTACTTTGGGCCTCGGGGGCCCAGGCCACCTGCGGCCAAGTCGGCGCCACTTGGTTGCAAGGTATGGTGTGGCACCACCAGCAGCGGCTACCTGGTATGGTTCGAGCCATCGCAGGGCACTCTGTTCACGAGGCCAGCACGCGGCCTGGATCTGGGCGCCAGCATGGTGCTCAAGTTTGCGGATGCTCTGCGGGAACGCGGCTGTCTACCCTACCACATAGTTTTTGACAAGGTTTTCACGAGTGTCAAACTGATGTCCATCTTGAGGAAAAAGGGGGTGAAGGCCACAGGAACTGTACGTGAGTACAGAACTGAGCGATGTCCCCTTAAAGAGCCGAGAGCGctgaagaaaatgaggaagggCTCGTTTGACTACAAAGTGGACGACCGTGAGGAGGTCATTGTATGCCGCTGGCACGACGGCAGCGTGCTGGACATCTGCTCCAACGCTGCGGACATAGCGCCCATGGGGGCGCGCGGCCAGGCCCGCCAGCCATCCCTGCTGAGGCTGTACCAGGACAAGGCAGGCGGCGTGGGCCGCCTGGATCAGAACATGGCCAGGTACAAAGTGAAGGTGCGAGGCACAAAGTGGTACTCTAGCTTCATGGCCTACGTGCTGGACGCCGCCCTCAACAACGCGTGGCAGCTGCACAGGATCTGTTGCCGCGAAGCGCACGTGGACCTCCTGGCCTTCCGCAGGTACGTGGCCTGCGTGTACCTGGAGAGCAACGCCCACACGTCCTCCCAGGGCAGGCGGAGCCGGCGGCTGGAGACCGAGAGCCGCTTCGACATGGTGGGCCACTGGATCGTGCACCAGGACAGGAGGACGCGCTGCGCCCTCTGCCACTCGCAGACTAACACCCGCTGCGAGAAGTGCCAGAAGGGCGTGCACGCCAAGTGCTTCCGGGAGTACCACGTCCGGTGA
- the PGBD2 gene encoding piggyBac transposable element-derived protein 2 isoform X2, whose amino-acid sequence MSKRKGRDSGLTAGRGTGSKLKSTKLLELLKALEEGSGPGREEIFIAPPDSAAGDFTDEDSGDEDGRRGGPLPGSVLHASVVPEDDGPGPDDDVQPRAAMRKEAAVAALPLWTKRDIHPDFSSWTASDPHMDDLKSQELSPVGLFELFFDEGMINFIVNETNRYARQKNVSLGATAQELKCVLGVLILSGYVSYPRRRVFWETSPDSHHRLVADAIRRDRFELIFSYLHFSDNHELDASDRFSKVRPLIDRMNQNFRQHAPLEEFYSFGESLCEYFGPRGPRPPAAKSAPLGCKVWCGTTSSGYLVWFEPSQGTLFTRPARGLDLGASMVLKFADALRERGCLPYHIVFDKVFTSVKLMSILRKKGVKATGTVREYRTERCPLKEPRALKKMRKGSFDYKVDDREEVIVCRWHDGSVLDICSNAADIAPMGARGQARQPSLLRLYQDKAGGVGRLDQNMARYKVKVRGTKWYSSFMAYVLDAALNNAWQLHRICCREAHVDLLAFRRYVACVYLESNAHTSSQGRRSRRLETESRFDMVGHWIVHQDRRTRCALCHSQTNTRCEKCQKGVHAKCFREYHVR is encoded by the exons ATGagtaagagaaagggaagggacag TGGCCTCACTGCTGGGAGAGGCACCGGCTCCAAGCTGAAGTCCACCAAGCTGCTGGAGCTTCTCAAGGCTCTGGAGGAGGGGTCTGGCCCTGGCAGGGAGGAGATCTTTATTGCCCCGCCTGACAGTGCGGCGGGTGACTTCACTGACGAGGACTCGGGGGATGAGGATGGCCGGCGAGGTGGCCCTCTGCCTGGCAGTGTACTGCATGCCTCTGTGGTGCCCGAGGATGATGGCCCTGGGCCAGATGATGACGTGCAGCCTCGGGCAGCCATGAGGAAGGAGGCAGCAGTGGCAGCGTTGCCACTCTGGACCAAGAGGGACATCCACCCGGACTTCAGCAGTTGGACAGCGTCAGACCCCCATATGGACGATCTCAAGAGCCAGGAACTGAGTCCTGTAGGCctatttgagttgttttttgaTGAAGgaatgattaattttattgttaatgaAACTAATCGTTATGCCCGGCAGAAAAACGTGAGTCTGGGTGCCACGGCCCAGGAACTGAAGTGTGTTTTGGGCGTTTTGATTCTGAGTGGGTATGTGTCCTACCCAAGGAGAAGGGTGTTCTGGGAAACGTCCCCAGACTCACATCACCGTCTTGTGGCTGATGCAATTAGAAGGGACCGATTCGAACTGATCTTCTCATACCTGCATTTTTCAGACAACCATGAGCTGGATGCCAGCGACAGGTTCTCCAAAGTGCGGCCTCTCATCGACCGAATGAATCAAAATTTCCGGCAGCACGCGCCCTTGGAGGAGTTTTACAGCTTTGGTGAGTCGTTGTGTGAGTACTTTGGGCCTCGGGGGCCCAGGCCACCTGCGGCCAAGTCGGCGCCACTTGGTTGCAAGGTATGGTGTGGCACCACCAGCAGCGGCTACCTGGTATGGTTCGAGCCATCGCAGGGCACTCTGTTCACGAGGCCAGCACGCGGCCTGGATCTGGGCGCCAGCATGGTGCTCAAGTTTGCGGATGCTCTGCGGGAACGCGGCTGTCTACCCTACCACATAGTTTTTGACAAGGTTTTCACGAGTGTCAAACTGATGTCCATCTTGAGGAAAAAGGGGGTGAAGGCCACAGGAACTGTACGTGAGTACAGAACTGAGCGATGTCCCCTTAAAGAGCCGAGAGCGctgaagaaaatgaggaagggCTCGTTTGACTACAAAGTGGACGACCGTGAGGAGGTCATTGTATGCCGCTGGCACGACGGCAGCGTGCTGGACATCTGCTCCAACGCTGCGGACATAGCGCCCATGGGGGCGCGCGGCCAGGCCCGCCAGCCATCCCTGCTGAGGCTGTACCAGGACAAGGCAGGCGGCGTGGGCCGCCTGGATCAGAACATGGCCAGGTACAAAGTGAAGGTGCGAGGCACAAAGTGGTACTCTAGCTTCATGGCCTACGTGCTGGACGCCGCCCTCAACAACGCGTGGCAGCTGCACAGGATCTGTTGCCGCGAAGCGCACGTGGACCTCCTGGCCTTCCGCAGGTACGTGGCCTGCGTGTACCTGGAGAGCAACGCCCACACGTCCTCCCAGGGCAGGCGGAGCCGGCGGCTGGAGACCGAGAGCCGCTTCGACATGGTGGGCCACTGGATCGTGCACCAGGACAGGAGGACGCGCTGCGCCCTCTGCCACTCGCAGACTAACACCCGCTGCGAGAAGTGCCAGAAGGGCGTGCACGCCAAGTGCTTCCGGGAGTACCACGTCCGGTGA